The Candidatus Thermoplasmatota archaeon DNA window CATGAAACAGAGAACGCTGAATGACCAAGCCAAAAAACAAGATGTAACTGTTATTCCTGATTGTGGTCTCGCTCCAGGATTAGTATCGATAATTACCCGTGACATCGTAGATGAACTAGATCGTGTTGACCGGGTTCATCTCAGGGTCGGTGGTCTTCCTGTTTCGCCCCAACCTCCTTTGAACTACCAGATTGTATTTTCACCGTATGGACTCATTAATGAATATTATGAAGATGCATTAATTCTAGATCATGGGGTTATTAGAAAAAAACCATCACTTTCTGAACTTGAAAATATCATGTTTCCAGCACCTTTTGGAAAGATGGAAGCCTTTCTGACGAGTGGAGGATGTTCAACACTCCCCTATACCTTTCAGGATAGAATTGGATATCTCGACTATAAAACAATCCGGTATCCTGGTCATTGTGAACAGATGCAAACGCTTTTTCACCTTGGATTTGCTGATCCGAAAAAACAAAAAATCGCAGGATGTATGATCGCACCACGAGAAGTTCTCGTAACACTCCTGCAACAACATGTCCCGACACAGGGCAAAGACGTCGTACTGCTCTACGTCTTAGGAAACGGAGAAAAACAAGGAAAAAACATAACGATGACGTATACAATGATTGATTACGCTGATGAGACTACAGAATTTAGTGCCATGATGCGGACCACTGGTTTTCCTGCCGCAATAACCGCTCAGATGATCATGGAAGGAATGATCTCTGAACGTGGGGTTTTTTGTTCAGAAGAAAACATTCCGTCAAAACCATTTTTTTCGCTCCTTGCAGAACGCGGACTACATCTTGAAAAAAAACTGATATAGGATGACTTTCATCATGAATGCAGGGAAAATATTTTTAGCAGGAAAAGAAAAAGCAGTACAAGATCTTGCTAAAGCAACAGATGCTTGCGAAGTTGACGACGAAATTCTTTCACTAGTAACATTAATTAATCAATCTGATTCATACTACACGTCGAGTAGTTGTGCTGGTCGAATACTAATAATTGAACTCCCAAAACTTGGTGATAAACGAAACGCTGTTTTTCTTGGACGATGGCATCACCCTATAACCACTGATGAAATAAAAAATGCATTGAAAAATCAACAGAGGGCAATGGTATGGCTTCTTGCCCAAGCACCGATCATTCATGTCACTTGTCGTTCTCTAGAAACCGCAGAAAAACTTGTGAAATGCGCAAATAGTTGCGGTTTTAAAAATTCCTCAATTCGAAGTGTTTCGAAAAGAATCGTTGTTGAACTAGCAAGTACTGAACGATTAGACACCCCACTTTGTTATCAGGGAAATATTTTATATTCAGAAGAACAACTTGAGCTAGTAGTTGAAATTGCAAATCAAATTATTTATCGAGCTAGAGAGAAGATTAATCGCTTGGAAAAAAAAATACGAGATTTATAATAAAATCATTTTTATTGGAAACAGTAAAAAACGACAAAAAATTTATATATTAATGAAGATATTCGAACTTTGGGGAAAAAACTTATGAAGGTTTCAAGAAGAAAGATTATAGGCATGTTTATGTGTATGCTGATGCTAGCCACAATACCGATGGTTGCAGCTGTTGAAATAAAAACAACAACTCCTCCTGAAGAGGGAACAACTGATATTGGATCAACGTTTATCAGAGGTATTATAACTAGACCGCGACTTGTAAACGGTGGACATCATATCCAGTTTAGAGCAATTTATGTCCATTATCGAACCAGAAGTATCGGCGAAACACAATATGGTACCCTCCGATTGTTCCAGAAATTAGTTTTAAACAACGATTTTATTGGTTTTGTCGGCAAACACTATGTATTTGCCAGATTTGATGGAAAACTAGATGTTTAAACATTAAAAAGTGCAAACAAGCACTTTTTTCTTCTCATTTTTCTTTTTTGAACAATCTTCCATGATTTTGTTTGACCATGCCTTGGATCGGCGGACAAAATATCTTCTGTCACTCCTTTTTCTTCCTAAATTGTGAGTTGAGAAAGGGTTTATGCTGTTTACAACATCTGGCAATCCAATAAGCTCATGGAGAAGAGTTTTTTGTTTATTATGATTATTGTATTTTATCAGCAATTGCTTGAGCTACTTCCAGAGTAGTATTCTTCCCACCCATATCATAGGTTCGATATTTTCCTTCTAGAATAACATCAGCAACTGCTTGCTCAACTTTCTTGGCATGTTTTTTTTCACCAAGCCACTCAAGCATTAATTTCACCGATAGAATCATAGCAATTGGATTTACCTTATACTGTCCAGCATATTTTGGTGCAGAACCATGGGTAGGTTCAAACACTGCATACTCATCTCCGATGTTGCCACTTGAAGCAAAACCAAGTCCTCCAACAAGCTGTGCTGCAAGGTCAGAGATAATATCTCCAAACATATTTGATGCAACCAATACATCGTAGTCATGTGGATTTTTGATAAGCCACATACAGATTGCGTCAATGTTAGCCTCTTTAAATTCAATCGAAGGATACTCTTGTGCGATTTTCCGAGCTTCCTCAAGAATCAAACCACTTGTCTGTCGTAAAACATTAGGTTTTTCTACAAGAGTAACCGACTTTCGTTTGTTTTTCTGTGCATATTCAAAAGCCTGACGGACAATATTCTGTGATGCTTTTTTTGTATTAATTCTACAGGAGATCGCAATATCTTCAAGCGGGATATGTTCAAACTTTTTCATATTTTTGTTGATCATTAATGCATCAAAAACAGATTTTGGAACCGGCCGAAATTCAACGCCTGCATAAAGATCCTCGGTGTTTTCACGAAAAACGACAAGATCAATACCATCTTTATAATTTAAGGGGTTTCCTGCATATGCTTTGCACGGTCGTAGATTTGTATGCAAGTTAAATTCTTGTCGAAGACGAACAATTGGACTGGTATAGGTCAAACCCTTATTTTGTAACGACGGATGCAACTCCTTTTGTGCATCAGAAGCAGGTTTCGACGTAATAGCACCAAATAAACAACAATCGGTTTCTCGTAAAAGTTGTAAGGTTCGATCAGGAAGCGCATTACCTTCTTTTTTCCAGAATTCCCAACCGATGTCACCAAGGAGATATTCAGCATTCAAATCTATTGCGTCAAGGACTAACCGGGCTGCGTCTATAACATCTTTTCCAACACCGTCCCCCGGCAGAACTGCGATATGATACTTTGACATAAAGGGATAAATATTTTGTAGTTTTTAAAGGTTATTTTCGTCTCAGTTCACCAAGAGTTGTTACACGTTCAGCAAACGCATTATGCTTATGAATTGATTCAAAGCTTTCGCTCCGAGCGATAACGAGAACATCATCAGGAAGATCACCATAGCGTTTGAGAACATAAGACAAAATATCTCGTACAACATCTTCCACAAATTTTGGTCGCTCATGAGCATAAACAACCAACTCCGCTTCCTCTTTTCTTTTCAAAATGCTATATGTCGGTGAACTAAATGATTGTTCAACAATCTTTATCAAATCATCGGCATCAACAGTACCTACATTCTGAGGCACTTGCATAATTAATGTACCAAGATTGCGTTGATTATGAGTTGGCGCAATTTTTTTTGTATTGTTTTTATGAATTTTTTGTACAACCTCCATGGCACACGGGCATGCCGTCATACCAATAACTTTAACCCCAATAAGTTTCGTGAGTTCACCAGTGTTCCGCACCTGCGCTTCGGCAACTAGTTTATATGGTTCAGCACCAGTTTTACCATTAGGATACATCACATCAAGGAAATAATCTGCCTCTGCTCGAATTTCAGCATAGGTAGCATAACCATGTTTTTCAAGAAGTCGTTGCGCTATGGTTGCACAAAACGTTTCAAGATCAGAAACCGGCTGTTTGATGTTTTGATCAATAATCTCTGCAACGATTTCGAGATTTCGAGACATATGGCTACCTTTTTGTGTGGCAGGAAGATCAACAAAAAGATCCATGGTTACCGTCAAAGGCAACGTTGTTTTCTTATTTGGTCTCTGGATATGAACGAGTTTTTTAACGCCAGTAACACCAACTCGAGTAAGTTTAAACTGAGATGTGGTTAATCTGGATTGAACATCAGGTAAATCGACCGGTTGCATAGGGAACACCTTTTATGCGTCAATAAAAAAGGTAGTCTAAATAGATTGCTCTGTAACTCAGTTTTTGCCAAAAAGTAAAATAAACCCTTAATTATTGTGGTGGTGCCATTTTATGCCGCTGTAGCATAGCCTGGTTGCGCGATTCCTTGGTAAGGAATAGGTCGAGGGTTCAAATCCCTCCAGCGGCTTCCGAAACATTGGCTCCGCTGTTGTATATCCTTGAAACAATAATGTTTGACTCAACAACAGTATTTAAAGAGAGACTCTTAGGATCTAATAGCAGTAATCTATCATTAATTTAATGTAGTATTTGGTATTTTAATTTTTTTTGATCAAATGCTTTTTTTATGGTTTTTATTTGTTCTTCACCTAATGTTTGTAAAGTAATAGAAATTTTTACATAACCAACTGGTACCGATGTTGTACCTCTATTATGAGAAATCGATTGAACATTTGCACCAAGATTCGCTAATACCGTAAGAATATCTCTGAGAAATTTTGGTTTATCATTGACAATAATTGATATTTTAACTAAAAGTTTATTTTTCATCATTCCCTGTTCAATAATTTGCGTAAGAAGGGACAAATTGATATTTCCCCCGCTTATTAATGCAACGATGTTTTTTCCAGGAAATGACACTTTTTTACTAAGAATTGCAGCAAGTGACGTTGCTCCAGCTGGTTCAACAACCAATTTTGCTCTCTGCAACAATAAATAAAGAGCATCAGCAATTTCTTCATCAGTAACTGTTACAACCTTATCAACATACTTTTTTGCTAATTCAAATGTAATATCACCTGGTGTTTTCACTGCTATCCCATCAGCAATTGTATCCATTCTTTTAAGATGGTCGATTTTGTTTTTTGCTAAAGATTGTTTCATCGACTGAGCACCTTCAGCCTCGACACCAATAATTTTTACGTTGTCCCTCAACGATTTTAACGCTACAGCAATACCAGATATTAACCCTCCACCACCAACAGGGATAACCGTTGCATCAATTTTTTGTAGATCCTCAGCAACTTCTATTCCTATGGTACCTTGTCCTGCGATGACATATTCATCATTAAAGGCAGGGATTAATACCTTGTTATTTTTTGTTGCATATTCTTTTGCAACCTCATAAGCATCATCATAGGTCTTCCCCTCAAGAACGACGTTAGCTCCATATGATTTTGTAGCAAGAATCTTTGTTGGTGGAGTATAAATCGGCATGAAAACAGTGCTTTTCACATGTAAGAGAGCAGAAGCGTAGGCTACACCCTGTGCATGATTCCCCGCTGAAGCACATACCACGCCTCTCTTTTTTTCTTTTTCCGTTAAATGATAAATTTTGTTATATGCTCCTCGTATTTTAAAAGATCCTGTTGTTTGGAGGTTTTCAAGCTTAAGATACACATTTTCTTTTGTTAATTGCGAAAAAGTTTTTGATTTTTCAAGAGGCGTATGTCGTACTATCGGTTTAAGAATTTCATATGCATCTGATATCTCTTCTAACGTCAACATATAATGATACTCCTACAGGAGTAGATGCAAAAATTCTTTTATGCTCATCCCTTCATATAAACCCATTTTTTTCGCATTTTCTGATACTTCAACGATCGTCGAATTAAGTGCATCTTCAAAATTCTTAACTCCAGTTATTTTTCCAGCGATATCACCAAGTTTATCCGCCGTGCACATATCAAGATAACCACACATTACATATCCCTTTTTAGCTTGTAAAATGATCAGTGGTGCATTGTTGAGCTTAATTAAAAATCCAAGCACCTCTCCAGTTCCTATGCTAATTTTCTTTGTTCTCATATTTTCATCACATCACCTATCATCTATGAATCAAGCTATAGTTGTTACTTTAGATAGAACGTATTTTTTCTTGATCTAAAGTTCCAACGTGACATTGACATTATTAATTATTTTTATCAAGAATTATCGTTTGAGTTGGAAATGCAAATTCAATACCTTCTTTTTCAAAAGCAGCTTTGATTCCCATATTTATTTTATGCTGTGTATCCATATACTTGACATAATCTGAGGTGTTAACAAAGTACACAATTTCAAAATTCAAACTATACGGTCCATATTCTTTAAAATGGATTCGATCAACAGTAGTCAATTCACATTGTAAAATAATGTTTCTTATGATATCAGGTATTTTTTCTAATTTTGATAATGGCGTATCATACGTTACACCGATAGAAAAGAGTACACGACGTCTTTGTAATTTTTTAAAATTTCGGATACTTTTATCAAGAATCGTTCGATTTGACATAACTAGCTCTTCACCCTGAAGGAGCTGAATACGAGTTGATTTCATACTAATGTGGGTAACCGTTCCTGCGTATTCACCTACAATGATGAAATCACCGATTTCGAAAGGATGATCAAAATAGATTGAAAACGCACTAAAAGCATCGCCCAGCACACTTTGTAACGCAAAAGCAATAGCAATGCCACCAACGCCAAGACCAACAACCGCTCCAGATAAATCAATTTTCCCAACATACAGGATCGTAAGAAATGCAAAGATGTACACAAGTGCGTGGAGAAATTTACGGAATACTACTAATATATTAACACTAACTGGTTTGTCGGCAGTTTTCGATTTCCGTTCA harbors:
- a CDS encoding mechanosensitive ion channel family protein; amino-acid sequence: MNVTVNLGEQINQIFRENNIIVDPVVGQGFAAFLLFAIALVFGWIVYHVFEHYFSRWAKKTKTTLDDEIIKNVKRPVYFLVILIGSWTAVDQLTVLDVYLTYTTFIFLAAEIFLIAYIITRVINVLLAWYVERKSKTADKPVSVNILVVFRKFLHALVYIFAFLTILYVGKIDLSGAVVGLGVGGIAIAFALQSVLGDAFSAFSIYFDHPFEIGDFIIVGEYAGTVTHISMKSTRIQLLQGEELVMSNRTILDKSIRNFKKLQRRRVLFSIGVTYDTPLSKLEKIPDIIRNIILQCELTTVDRIHFKEYGPYSLNFEIVYFVNTSDYVKYMDTQHKINMGIKAAFEKEGIEFAFPTQTIILDKNN
- the ilvA gene encoding threonine ammonia-lyase — protein: MLTLEEISDAYEILKPIVRHTPLEKSKTFSQLTKENVYLKLENLQTTGSFKIRGAYNKIYHLTEKEKKRGVVCASAGNHAQGVAYASALLHVKSTVFMPIYTPPTKILATKSYGANVVLEGKTYDDAYEVAKEYATKNNKVLIPAFNDEYVIAGQGTIGIEVAEDLQKIDATVIPVGGGGLISGIAVALKSLRDNVKIIGVEAEGAQSMKQSLAKNKIDHLKRMDTIADGIAVKTPGDITFELAKKYVDKVVTVTDEEIADALYLLLQRAKLVVEPAGATSLAAILSKKVSFPGKNIVALISGGNINLSLLTQIIEQGMMKNKLLVKISIIVNDKPKFLRDILTVLANLGANVQSISHNRGTTSVPVGYVKISITLQTLGEEQIKTIKKAFDQKKLKYQILH
- a CDS encoding isocitrate/isopropylmalate dehydrogenase family protein, which encodes MSKYHIAVLPGDGVGKDVIDAARLVLDAIDLNAEYLLGDIGWEFWKKEGNALPDRTLQLLRETDCCLFGAITSKPASDAQKELHPSLQNKGLTYTSPIVRLRQEFNLHTNLRPCKAYAGNPLNYKDGIDLVVFRENTEDLYAGVEFRPVPKSVFDALMINKNMKKFEHIPLEDIAISCRINTKKASQNIVRQAFEYAQKNKRKSVTLVEKPNVLRQTSGLILEEARKIAQEYPSIEFKEANIDAICMWLIKNPHDYDVLVASNMFGDIISDLAAQLVGGLGFASSGNIGDEYAVFEPTHGSAPKYAGQYKVNPIAMILSVKLMLEWLGEKKHAKKVEQAVADVILEGKYRTYDMGGKNTTLEVAQAIADKIQ
- a CDS encoding saccharopine dehydrogenase C-terminal domain-containing protein produces the protein MNVVVCGAGMMGRAIAYDLIHKTSCKSLTLVDIDRKNLSTAQKFFSHTDVHCQKVDVSDVSKMKNIFKKADIAISAVPYYLNYRLTKLALQTRCHFVDLGGNNDVVMKQRTLNDQAKKQDVTVIPDCGLAPGLVSIITRDIVDELDRVDRVHLRVGGLPVSPQPPLNYQIVFSPYGLINEYYEDALILDHGVIRKKPSLSELENIMFPAPFGKMEAFLTSGGCSTLPYTFQDRIGYLDYKTIRYPGHCEQMQTLFHLGFADPKKQKIAGCMIAPREVLVTLLQQHVPTQGKDVVLLYVLGNGEKQGKNITMTYTMIDYADETTEFSAMMRTTGFPAAITAQMIMEGMISERGVFCSEENIPSKPFFSLLAERGLHLEKKLI
- a CDS encoding DUF1805 domain-containing protein, with protein sequence MRTKKISIGTGEVLGFLIKLNNAPLIILQAKKGYVMCGYLDMCTADKLGDIAGKITGVKNFEDALNSTIVEVSENAKKMGLYEGMSIKEFLHLLL
- the mptA gene encoding GTP cyclohydrolase MptA; this translates as MQPVDLPDVQSRLTTSQFKLTRVGVTGVKKLVHIQRPNKKTTLPLTVTMDLFVDLPATQKGSHMSRNLEIVAEIIDQNIKQPVSDLETFCATIAQRLLEKHGYATYAEIRAEADYFLDVMYPNGKTGAEPYKLVAEAQVRNTGELTKLIGVKVIGMTACPCAMEVVQKIHKNNTKKIAPTHNQRNLGTLIMQVPQNVGTVDADDLIKIVEQSFSSPTYSILKRKEEAELVVYAHERPKFVEDVVRDILSYVLKRYGDLPDDVLVIARSESFESIHKHNAFAERVTTLGELRRK